Genomic segment of Candidatus Omnitrophota bacterium:
CGAGGATTACATCCACAGCCTGATCGGCGGCGGAGAAGAAGGCCGCCGCTTCTTCGACGATCTCCGCTGGAGCGAAGCCTCGCGGCGCTATCCCACCGGTTCCGGCGTCTTTTTGTGGCGCGAGTTTATCCTTCCCGGTTTTCCCGAAGAAGCGTGCCTGGCCATGCATGAAGGCTGCACCGACTTGTTCGAAATTCCGCAGTGGCTTTGCAAAGAACAAGGATTGGGACCGACGTTTATCAAATTGGAAGGGCAGAATCCCAGCGGCAGTTTCAAAGACCGGGGCATGTCGGTCGCCGTCAGCGAAACGCTGCGCCTGCAAATGGATTATCCCGATTTGCGCATCAACGGCGTTTGCTGCGCATCCACGGGCGATACGTCCGCCTCGGCGGCGGCCTATGCGGCATACGCTCGCGATCGGCTCCAGTGCATCATTCTCGTTCCCAACCAAAAAATTTCCGTAGCGCAATTGACTCAAGCGCTGCAATTCGGGGCCAAGGTGATCCCCGTCGATCATCCCGACGGCTTCGACGGCTGTATGAGAATCATTCAACAATTCAGCGCCGCCCATCCCGAACTGGTTTTGGTCAACTCCAAGAACGCCTTCCGCATCGCCGGGCAGGAAACGATTCCCCTGGAAATCTGCCAGGATTTGCAATGGAAAGTTCCCGACTGGATCGCCATTCCCGTCGGCAACGCCGGAAATTTAACGGCGTTGCTTTCGGGATTGAAGCGCGCTCATCATCATGGACTCATCGACCGCCTTCCCGGCATTCTTGTGGGACAAGCGGAAGTATGCGATACGCTGGTCCGTTGGGACGAACAGAACCGCAAGCCGGAAGCCTACAAGCCCGGCAAGCACCAACCCAGCGTGGCCTCGGCGGCGAATATCTGCGATCCGGTTTCGTTTCCCCGCGTGGCGCAATTGATCCGCGCCTTCGACGCGCATTTCTTCCGCGCTTCCGAGGAGCAGATTCAAGACGCGCAAATGGCCATAGCGCGCGGCGGCGTCGATATCTGCCCCCAAACGGGAATCGCTCTATCTGCTTTGCTGCAAGCGCGCGCCAATGGAACCGTGAAGGAAAACGAGACCGTCGTAACCATCAGCACGGCCACCGGCTTGAAATTCGCCGAATCTTCCTCCGCCTATCACACGGGCGACAACAAATACGCCAATCACTTCCGAGTAGCCCAAGGCAGCGTCGAGGCCGTAGAAAAGGTCGTAGCAGCTTGGGAATGAACGATTAAACGGCCGGGTGGCAAGGACAAAGTTGTTTTTGCCCTTGCCACCCGGCCGAAGCAGGGATAATGCACGATGATTGATTTTTTAGAGAGCACACTATGCCAATTCGGAATATGGGCGATACCATTGGCTCTCCAAGATAAGGAACTGGGCCATTTCGTATCCATGAACTCCAACTTTGATGAGCAAGCCAAGTCAGCCTATTTAGAATGGTGTCGGCAGGCCAAGATAAATCTCGTTGAAATCGAGCATCAATTAAACACGGAGTATGGCCTTCCAGAACTCGAGATGCTTCGTGTCGAAAATTGTTTTTGCATCATCCAAGGACACTGGCAAGGCGCTGTCTGCCTGACGAATATCTTGCTTGAAGCGTTTCTCAAACTCGCGCTCGTCTATTCAAATACCTCGGATACAGAGGAAAAGGATCAACCCTTTAGCCGCTTCCTGAACAGCTTGTCGGCCCCGGTTCAGAAGTACATGCAGATGACACTAAATGACACGATCAATACAGCATCCAAACAAGGTCTGATAAACGATACGACGAAGAAGGAGTTGCACGAAATTCGCGAACGATTCAGGAACGCCTTTTTTCATGCAGAAATGAAGTCTATGTTTGGCGATCAAACTACTCCAATGTCGTGCGCCGATTTCAGAACAGGTGAAATTCAGCACGATAACGTTGCCATTCGATCATTGCCTTTGTTATTAGGTGAGGCGCTATGGCAGATTGCGCAAGCAAACGCGATTCCATACTTCAAGAAGGTAGATGCGCTCATCCGAGAGACCCTGCCGAAGGTTTTTCCTCATATATATGAAAAACAGCCGGAAGACGGAAGGAGCGAATAATAAGGTGGGGTGGCCAGTATGTCAATTCCCATTAAACTTCAACAACGGCGGATTATCGAAAAAGCCAAAAGCCTCCTCCACCCTGCCTTCTTGGCAATCCCCTTTGTGAATCCATACGCGGTATTTGGCTTCCAAATAACGATCCGTGGGAATTTGCAGCGGAACATTCCCCGGCCAGGCGACTCCGAGAAAACCGTAATGGCGCAAAGTCCAACCGGGAGGATAGCCGCTGTGTCCTTTATCGACGAATATCGCAACGCCGGAAACGATCCCCCGCCCGTAAAAATCGGCGGAATAATCGCCCCACGGAAAGGGAACCAGGTTGCTGTCTTTTTCCTGCACTCCGCTCGAAGTGGTAATCACCGGCAGTTCCGGCGAGCGGGGCGCGGGGCGTAGATTGAATCCGCCGTAGCCGCCTGCGTCTTGGCCTTGAATCGAAACCGGTTCGCCAAGCGACTTCCAGCGCAAGCACACATCGATGGCCCGCCCCGCTTCTCCGACGCGGTAGACAGTAAATTCGGCGATTTCTTCAACCACTTTCTCGCCGCCGACATGCCAATAATTCCGCACGCCGAATAGAGCGCATACTTGGCCTTTTTCCTTATAGAGCCAATTCCCGAATTGTTGTCCGCCGATATTCGCCATCCATATATCCGCCTTCTTGTCGCCAACCATAACTTGGGGCCATGTCCAAAAGAGGCCGCGATGGTGATAGTGATCCGTTGGAAAATCTTCAGAAACAGGGACGCCATCTAAACCGTAAAGGGGATGAATGTAGCAGGAGCGGGCGCGATTAAGCGGAGCGCCGATGCGGGAAATAACGCCGAAATTGTAGGCGAGAACCGGTTGGCCGCCCTCATAAATATAAAGTTGTTTATTGTCGCGTTCGACGAATTGAAAGGCGGATTGAGTTTTCTTTACTGCCGATTCATGAATAGAAGCCTGGATGTCTCCCGGCGAAGAGACTGTCTCGGCGGGAAGAATGACAAAAACTGAGCCGCCGCGTTGCGGAGAAACTTGCGCGGGAATTTCCAACGTTTTACCGCCGCTTTCCCATGTTAAAGAATAATCCGCGCCCATCCTAAATCCATCGGCGCGAATATCGTTGATCTGAAACGGGACGGAAATGCCATTAGGCCGCGCGTTGGAGATATCCACGGAGGGCAGAGCCGCCTGGAAGAGAGATAGCGCGAAAATATAAGTCAACATCATACGATTCCCTTTCTTGTCAAATTCGGTTCATCCATCGTTATCTTTACCATTTCTCAGGCGGCGCGTCAATTCGAATATTGTTCTTGCCTTAGACGAAGAACGCATTTTATGAAAAAATTATTCCTAGATGGATTTATTTCTTTTTCGAGTACACAACGAGACCATCGTCTTCGGTTACTATTAGGAAGAGAAATTGGGAATCGAACGTTCTACTTAATCATTTTCATTAATGGGGATATGGAATGAACGAGGATCGATGTCCATACGAACGGCTGATCCGCCCCATTGAAGATCGAATGATCCGGTCGATCTGGCGCATCGTCCGCGATCCCGACGATACCCGCGACGCGCTGCAGGAAGCGCTATCCATTATATGGAAGCGAATCGATCGCGTCCAAGAGCATATCAATCCGGCGGCGTTGATCCTCAAAATCTGCGTTGACGCCGCCTACGATGCGCTGCGGAGAAAAATGCGCCGCCTGGATCATGAAGAGAACGATGCGGCTATTCCGGAAATTCCCGACCGGTTTCCTCTTGCTTTGGAGCGATTGATGGGCGAGGACATGGAAAAAGAGATCATGGAAGCGATTGCCCAACTTCCCCGAAATCAAGCGTCCGCGCTTTTAATGCGGATCGTGCAGGAACATTCTTACGCCGATATAGCGCAGGCGTTAGGATGCAGCGAAGCCACAGCCCGCATTCACGCATCGCGAGCCAGGGCGAAGCTAAGTTTGCTTCTATCTCATTTGGATCCAATTCCAGCGAGGAGTGGTTGATATGAAGGAACATGATTTTGACAACCATCCTTTGGATGAACTACTGCGCGAACATCTGAGCGGCGATCCTCCTTGCGAAGTGGAAGCGTCGATGCGCGAACAATTGCGTTATTTTCAAAAAAAATGGGAGGAACGAGACCAAAGCGCCAAAGCGAATACTCCCCGCTATCATTCCGCATGGCGGAAGCGGATAGCGATCGTTTGGCGAAGAACGGCAATCCTATCCGCTTCCGCCGCCGCCTTTGCTTTCTGCTTTCTTCTATTGAGCAACTGTTCGCGGGGAGCCATTCCCAGTCCCTTGGCCTCCGCCATTTCAGGACTGCAAGCCGTAGCCGCCACATTAACGGAATTGCGCAAAGCAGACGCCATGAAAGCGGAAATTTGCTTTCGAGAAAAAGAAAAAGCCCCTGCTTGCTACGACGCCGAATGGCGAAAAGGAAGTTCCTCCCGCGTGGAACGCCGGTCGCAGGAAGGAAATTTGGAAGAATCCTGGTCCGTGCAAAATGGAACGATCGAAATATCGTCGCCATCGGGAATGATCTCGGCGCCGATCGAAGAATGGAAGAACAAGGCCGATCCCATGGCAAAATATCTGCTGCAATTTCTTTCGGCTATGGATGTTGAAAACCAGTTGAAAGGCGTATGGACGAGAAAAGAAAGCCAAAAACAGAACGGCGTCGAATGGATTCATTACTCGATTGCCAAAAATGGCGTAAAAGACTCGGCGGAATTATGGATCGACGCCGCCTCCAAATTACCCAAACGCATGAAAACGGTTTTGCAAACGAATCAAAATCCCATTGCGATAGATGTCGACATTCAATTTACTTGGTATCGTTCGATTCCCTAAGAAGATTCGATAACTATTCGATTTAAGGTTGAAAGTGGAAATAAAAGGAGAATGTATCATGAATCCGTTATATTTTTTCGTTGGCGAATTTATCTTATTGTTAGTTATCGCCGCCACGCTATGGTTTGGCGGAACGATAAGCATTTTCATCGATTGGCCCAGCCTGATTTTCATCCTTGTCGGGTGTCCAGCGACGCTCTTGATGAGTTTCTCGCCCCAAGAAATCGCCGCCGCCTTTCGTCATGCCGTCGGCGGCGAGTGGGATTTGGACGAACAGCGGCGCTCCGCCTACATTTGGGAATGCGCCGTGCGTAATCTGCTGCTGCTGGGCGCCGTCGGAACCATCATCGGTTTGGTGCAGATGTTGCAAAACCTCATGGATCCCTCCCAGATTGGTCCGGCAATGTGCGCGGCCGTCATTACGTTCCTCTACGGCGTTGTTTTCAGCATCGTCTTTCCGATTCCAGCCCTTTACGCCATCAAGAAACGCATCCAGGACTCGTCGATCGAAGAGAATTGAATAAGGAGACGCATCATGAATATATTTACTATTCTTGGATATATCGTTTTTCTATCGTTAATCGTTACCGCCATTCTTCTCGGAGCGCCTTTCGCCGCCTTCATCGACATCCCTTCGATCATCGTCGTTATGGGCATTGCGTGGGGAATGATGTTGATTATCGGCGGCGCCAGAACCGCGAAAGACGTCGCCATAGGAATTTTGCCGGGAATTGCCGTTGGCGTTATTCTTTATTTCTTTCTGCCTTATTTGCTCGGCGAACCATCCGAAGAGGAAGAAGTTATGCCATTTTTGTTTGAGTTCATCGCACTGAGCATCGCGCTTTTCGTCATGGTTATATTCGTTTGGGGCAAGGCGGCAGTTCGAGGCGAAACCAGCCTTGGCGGCGCTTTGACGACGACATTTGTTTTTTCCAGCTTATTCGGTCTTTTTTCTGGAAACGCCACCATCTTGCACTTTCTCAACGATCCGAACTCGATTGGCCCAGCAATGGCGGTATGTCTTCTTACGACTTTGTACGCTTTAGTCAGCATGATGCTTTTTTCTTTTCCTCTGGAAGACCGGCATGTCATCGCTCATAGAAAATTCGACGAATACTCTCTTGGCCGCATATTGGGACTCGGTTATCCCACGGTCTCATTCTCTTTCGTCCTCATCTGCTTTTTCCTATTGCTCTTTGCAATGGGACAAATCACGACTCACGCTTCCTAATTTCGCCAATAATCGGCAAAGCATCTCGAACGGGCGCTGACGAAGCGCCCGTTTTGTTTTCGCCCCTTTCTCTTACTCCCTCCGCAAACTCCATTAGAATAGAACTGTTCACCAATCGATCTTTATATAAAGGGAGCGCTCTTCGTGAAACGTCTATTCTTGCTCATCGCATTCATTCTCATTGGTTTATCGCCGTTAATTGGAAACACCGAACCTAACTCGCCTCTGCCGCTTTGCCCGCCGCTGCCCACGGCGCAGCAACTGGCCTGGCAGGGATTAGAGTACATCGCCTTCGCCCATTTCGGCGTCAATACGTTTACCGACCGCGAATGGGGCGAAGGAACCGAAGACCCTGCGATCTTCAATCCTACCGAATTCGACGCCCATCAGTGGGTAAAAACGCTGCAAGACGCGGGGATGAAATTGCTCATCCTCACCGCCAAGCATCATGACGGCTTCTGCTTGTGGCCGAGCCAATATACGGAGCATTGCGTCAAAAACACCCCCTGGCGGGGCGGCAAAGGCGACGTGGTGCGCGAAATATCGGACGCCTGCCGCGAGGGCGGCGTCAAGTTGGGTATCTATCTTTCGCCGTGGGACCGGCATGAACCAAGTTACGGCGACTCCCCGGTTTACAACGAGCATTTCAAAAATCAATTGCGGGAGTTGCTGTCGAATTACGGCGACATCGCCGAAGTCTGGTTCGACGGCGCTTGCGGCGAAGGGCCGAACGGAAAAAAACAGGTCTACGATTTTGAAGGTTATTATAAAGTCATCCGCGAACTCCAGCCTAATGCCGTCATCGCCATCATGGGGCCGGACGTGCGCTGGGTGGGCAACGAATCCGGCGTAGCCCGCGAGACGGAATGGAGCGTGCAGACCGTCTCTCCCGAATCCAATTCCCAAGCCCATACCGGCGTCAATCCCGCCTCCTTCAACAAAACGGTAGTAACGGGAAGCTGGCGTTTTTTATCGGACAAGCCGCACGAGGAAGGGCCGCTGGCCTGGTATCCCGCCGAGTGCGACGTCTCCATCCGCCCCGGCTGGTTCTATCATGCCAAAGAGGACAATAAGGTGAAATCGCTGGAGCAATTGCTCGATATCTATTATCAATCTGTAGGACGCAACAGCGTTTTGCTGTTGAATCTGCCGCCCGACCGACGGGGATTGATCCACGAGAACGACGCGGCGCGGCTGCGGGAATTGCGGCGGGTATTGGACGATACTTTCAAGACTGACTTGGCGCTGCATGGCTCCGCTGCCGCCGATAATGTACGGGGCTACGATTCTCAATACGGCCCCGCCTGCGCCGTGGACGGCCTGAGCGGTACCTATTGGGCCGCCGACGACGGCGTAATGGCGGCGCAGTTGGTTTTCGATCTCCATGCCAAAAAGACTTTCGACGTGGCCATGCTGCAAGAGCCGGTCTGGCTGGGACAACGGATCGCCGAATTCAAACTGGAAGCGGAAACGAAGGACGGATGGAAGGAAATCGCTCAAGGAACAACCATCGGCTACAAGCGCCTGATGCGCTTCCCGGCGGTTTCGGCGTCCCGCGTGAGGCTGAAGATTCTCCAATCCCGCGCCTGCCCGGCGATCAACAATTTCNNNNNNNNNNNNNNNNNNNNNNNNNNNNNNNNNNNNNNNNNNNNNNNNNNNNNNNNNNNNNNNNNNNNNNNNNNNNNNNNNNNNNNNNNNNNNNNNNNNNAAAGCGGAAAGCAGCATCATGGAAAGCATTCCTAAACTGGATATCTGTTGTTCCGTGGAACAGATGGAGCCCGCCAAAAGGCCAAAGGCCCCGCAGAATAATCCCAAACAAAGCAATACGGGAATCAAAGCGAGAGGGTGGTCTCCCAAAGGCACATCGAAAAGATAGTATCCCGCCGCTAAAAGCAGGACGGATTGCAGGGCGGGTTGCAACAAATTCCCCAATATTTTTCCCATGAAGATTTCCGAGGGCGAAACGGGTGCGCACATCAATCGCGCCAATTGCTTTAGCATTCGATCGTGAGTCAAAGTCAACCCCCCCGCCATAATCGTATTCATCATAACGAACATAATCAAATAGCTGGGAAGAGCGAAAGCGAATTTTATGGGCGGCGGCCGCAGAGAAGAATGCTTCTTTTCTTCGATGGTAAGCGGTTGCGGCTTGGCTAAATTCTCTTTGAATTTATCCCGGACGGCGTCCGACCATTCTTGTTCAGCGACGTTGGTTTCAGCCAAGGCGCCGGTAAATTTTACGATGGCGTGAATAAGACGAGCCTGGGCGGCGAGTACACGCTCGGGATCTTCGTTGCCTGGCAGAAACGTCAATTCGATTTTTTTCCCCGCAAGGAGATCTGCCGAAAACGTCGCGGGAATGATTACCGCTTGCGCCCAGTGGTTATTAAATACGGTCTCCGTCGCCGAGCGTACATCGATGGAGTAGCCGTTCGTTCTCAACTGATCGATAAAAAGACGTGATAATTCATGAGGATCGCGATTGAAGATGGGCATCCATGTGGAACGTTGGTTGGGATCGTTGAAAAAGCCCCCGAAAAAGAAGACGAAGCCTAGCGGCATGGCCAGCCACCAAAAAAGAATCATCCGGTTTTTCAGAATCCGGCGCAGATCGTTCAAGGCGATTCGCAAGACGTTCATTACGCCTCTCCTCTCTCCAAACGCCGTTTGAACCAATGCATTCCAGCCATAACGCTTATCAATCCAAAGACGGTTGAATATAGAAACGGAAAGACGATCTTCGTCAGCGGTTCGCTGCGAATAATGGCTTGAATGCCTTGCGCTCCCATTCTGTTAATTGTCCATTGCCCAATGGCTTTCATAAAAACGGGCATCTCCTCGAAAGGAACCATGCCGCCTCCCAGCATGGAAGAAAAAAGGATGACAACGAGGGATATGGCGTCCGCCTGAGTTTTCCTTTTCGCCAAACTGTAAACCAATGACAAAAGGCCCGTGATAGCGAGATTTACGGCTCCCATCACCAAAATCTGGAAAAAGAGATTGCCCCAACTCATTCCGAAGACGAACGTCGTAAATAGAATCAGCAAACCTTCCGATATATAGCAAAGCAAAAAGCAGCGCAGGATTTTGGAAATAACGATTTGATTGACTGTCGTCGGAGAAGTCTGCATCCGCTGTAATGTTTTTTTTTCCTGCTCGCCGTAAATATCCGCCATGGCGTTTTGCGCGATGAACAAAACCCACATCAGCATCATGCCGGGGAACATGTATACGAAGATATTTTCATTCATGGACGTTCTCCAGCGATGGCGATGCGTTTTCGATTTTGGAAACGGAGGCGATATAGTCGTCGGCGGCGATGACGCGGAAAGTGATAATAGGGGGGAAAAAATAGGTTTGTACGCCGCGCATTTTATCCATCGTCTTCTCGAAATTGGCAGTGGCTTCTTCCGTAGTGGGAAAGACGTCTCTATTGATAAAATCTTTCATCGTTTGCAATTCTGGACCGACCAGATTGATGGCTTCGGAAATGCCGACGGCCAACAAATCCGCGCCTTGCTCGACGATTTTAGGCAGTAAGGCCTGGGCGGGATTTTTGTAGAGTTGAATGGCCGCCGTAGCGCCATTGAGCAAATCGCTCGTCATATTTTTCGGCAAGACAAGAAAAGCGGCGGCGCGGCGTTTTTCCAACAAGGCAATTCCATCCTCCACCTTATCGACGAGACGCAATTGAATCTGTTGGTTGGCGTCTCCCTGTGAACTTATCGATCGCAGCATCCCGGAAAAAAAACTGTCGTCTTCATCCATGATGGCGATGGGAACCGTGATTCTCTTCGCCATCTTTTCTCCTGAGCCGCCGAACATAATGGAAATGATCGATCCCATCAGGAGAGGAATGGAGATCATGATGAGCGTTCCCCACGGATGCTTCCAATCCCGTAATAGGTCTTTTTTGAGAAGGGATAGAACGATATTCAATCTCGCAACTCTCTTCCGGTCAATTTGAGAAATACATTTTCCAGAGTAGGTTTCTGCACGGATAAATCGGCGATTTCGACGCCGGCTTCGCTCAATTTCTGCACTAAGGCGGCGACGTGGAAGCCATCCGGAGGCAGATTAAGAATCGCCGTTCCATCCGTCAGGTTTACGTAAGAGATCGGTTCGTTTTGCAGGGCGGTTTTAAAATGAATCGCCGTAAACTGTCCGTGAATAGAGACGATGTCCCCATCCCCCACCACTTTCGCCAACTCGTCCACGGAACCGGTCGCGAGGATTTTTCCATGATCCATGATGGCGATGCGTTGGCAGAGGGCTTCCGCTTCTTCGAGATGATGGGTGGTGAAGAGAATCGTGGTTCCAGACTGAGCGATTTCGCGGATCAGATTCAATACATTGTTTCTCGCTTGCGGATCGATGCCGACGGTCGGTTCGTCCAACAAGACGATTTTAGGATTATGGACCAAACCAATGGCCAGATTTAAACGCCGCTTCATGCCGCCGGAATATTTGGAAACGGGATCGTTGGCCCGGTCGGACAAGCCCACGCGATCCAACCATTGTTCGATATTGGCTTTTAACTCTGCGTGAGCAAGGCCATACAGGCCGCCCCAAAAGCGTAGATTTTCCCGCGCCGTCAACTCTTCATAGATGGCCAGGTCTTGCGGAACCAGTCCCATAATGCGCTTGGCGGCAATGGGCGTTTGCCATACGTCGAACTCGTCGGCGAGAATGCGTCCGGAGTCAGGCTTTAACAAACCGGAGATCATAGAAAGGGTTGTAGTTTTCCCAGCGCCGTTCGGTCCCACAAAGCCGAACAATTCCCCTTCGTTAACTTGGAAGGAGATATCGTTCACCGCACGCAGGCTTCCATAACTTTTGCAAAGGCGTTCGACTTCGATCATGGATTCGGCCTTTTAGTTTGGAATGAGTAAAAATCCAATTCTTTTTTCTGAATAAGGGTAAAGCAGGCGTCTCGCCTGCAACAAAAAGACAGGCGAGACGCCTATTTTACCCTCTATATTCCTCACTCATGTTACGCTCAATAGATAATTATAGGAATCTCTTACTCTCGTCGATTGAATCACGAAGACGCGAAATGAAAAGAAAAACACGAAAAAGGAAACCTATCATAAACCCACCGTTGAAACGGCGGGCTATTTTCGTTTGCCCCTTTAAAGGGGCATTTGATAATAACCCAGCCTTTCAAGGCTGGGAGAAGAAATTTCGCAGAATACGAGCCTCTTCGCGTTTTCTCGATTTGAAAGAGACATACTCGTGGAAACCTCGACGCCTCTCTTGAACGATTTTTCCGATGACGCGACAGTACAGGCTGCGTAATATGAGCTTATACAATAAAACATCTTCTTCGATTGAACTTTTCCCTTTTCAATGATTTACCAATAATCAATTTTTAATACGCCTATGGATGGAATTTCGTTGCATTATTTTTTTTTATCGGGATAGAAATTCCGTAAACAAGCGCACTCCCGCGCCCGATGCGCCTACTTTAAAGTAAGCGAGGTCTTTCTCCAGCGTTCCGGTTCCGCCGATGTCCAGATGCGCCCATTTTTGCGATTCCGAATCGCATTGGGCGAATTGGCGCAGAAACTCGCCGCCCGATATCGATCCGGCGCAGCTGGGTTGGCCGATATTTTTAATGTCGGCGAATTGGCTTTTAACGTGTTCCTGCAGTTCGGGATAAATGGGCAGCCGCCAGGCGCGGTCGTCCGTGGCTTCCGCCGCCGCCAACAGTTGGTTCGCCAGATTGTCGTCGGAGGTCATCAAGCCGGTATATTCGTAACCCAAAGCGACGACGACGGCGCCCGTCAGCGTGGCGATGTCGATGAGGGCGTCCGGCTTGTAGTTTCGCGCCATGTAGCTAAGAGCGTCGGCCAGCACTAGCCGCCCCTCGGCGTCCGTGTTGAGGATTTCCACGCTCTTGCCGCAATAGCCGACGACGACGTCGCCCGGTTTGTAGGCTTTGGGGCCGATGGCGTTTTCCGCCAGGCCGCAGACGAAATAGACGTTGCGCCTCAAGTTGAGTTGCAGGGCGTTGCGCAGCGTTCCGATCACCGCCGCCGCGCCGCACATATCCAACCGCATATCCACCATGCTGGCCGTGGTTTTAAGGTTAAGGCCGCCGGAATCGAAGGTGATGCCTTTGCCGACAAGGGCGGTGAAAGGATCGCCGTCCTTTCCGCCCTTGTAGGAAACAATGATAAGTTTCGGTTCTTTGGCGCTGCCCTGATTGACGGCAAGGTGAAGTCGCAGACCTTTTTCTTCCAATTCTTTTCGATTCAATATTTTCACCATACATCGGGGATCGTCTTTAACGATGTCGAGTATGGCTTTTTCCAAATAGAGGGAATCGGCTGCATCGGCGTTTTCGTTGCCCAAATCTCTCGCCAAATTGACGCCATCGCAAACGGCCGCTTCTCTTTCCGCCATCTCAGCATACGGCGTATCGATCAGAATTTCCAGGCTGGAATAATCGGCTTCGTCTTCCTTTTGGGCGATGTACTTATTCCATTTATATAAACC
This window contains:
- a CDS encoding leucyl aminopeptidase, whose translation is MKISALRPLPGSLVQFILFVPQTQTFAIPDAELQRLAVEAVFAKKFSGKKDELVPLIKGEKVCLLAGLGDKREAVNMRKMGLIAKNALQSKHLDVNKPVGLIPLWDSEAHIKAIVDGAKLGLYKWNKYIAQKEDEADYSSLEILIDTPYAEMAEREAAVCDGVNLARDLGNENADAADSLYLEKAILDIVKDDPRCMVKILNRKELEEKGLRLHLAVNQGSAKEPKLIIVSYKGGKDGDPFTALVGKGITFDSGGLNLKTTASMVDMRLDMCGAAAVIGTLRNALQLNLRRNVYFVCGLAENAIGPKAYKPGDVVVGYCGKSVEILNTDAEGRLVLADALSYMARNYKPDALIDIATLTGAVVVALGYEYTGLMTSDDNLANQLLAAAEATDDRAWRLPIYPELQEHVKSQFADIKNIGQPSCAGSISGGEFLRQFAQCDSESQKWAHLDIGGTGTLEKDLAYFKVGASGAGVRLFTEFLSR